The Malassezia japonica chromosome 9, complete sequence genomic interval TTGCGCGAGGATCGAGGCAAAGCGAGCGACGCCGTCGTGCTCGGGCGACCCCACGCtgggcgcgaggcgcgcgagtgTCGACGCCGACTCGGCGGCAAACGCATCGAGTGCATCGACGTGGCCACGTACCCACTtgccgccgatgcgcagcgcaggaAGGATACGCAAGAggacctcggcgcgtccgccctcgctcagcgcacgccgtgcgatgtccagcagcgccgccaaGAGGTCGACGATATGGCCCATGCGCATCGTATcagccgcgagctgcacagccgcgtcgccgtcctGCCCCGCCCAGCTCTCCGGGAGGCCGGTGGAAAACGGCGCACGGGCCCGGCGCTccgacgtcggcgtggcgtgcgacgccgcaCAGACCGCCGTGACGACCATGCGGAGGTAGTCGGCCGCGTGTACGTCCGGTGcttcggcgagcgcaggcacgcggcggagcacggcgtcgctcagcagtgcggcggcgtcgagctcggcacgctgtgCGAGCATCGCGTGCAGCATcacgagcgactcgagccACGCCTTGGCCGTCCACTGTGTGTCGATGGTCGGCACGTCGGTGCCCTTGGCCTGGCGCCAGGcccgcagcgcgtcggtgcgctccgACGACGCCTCCCAGTGGTGCAAGGACTTGTCTAGGAGCTTGTAGAGGTTGAAGCGTGCATTGTCAAAAggcacggcgacgcacaGCGCGCGGTAGTACTGATACATTGCCCCAAAGTGGTCGCCGAGGAACgtcgcgacgaccgcgagctGGTTCGCGGGATTGCCGTGGTCCGGCAGCAAgaggtgcgcctcgtggtAGAACTGCATGGCCCGCGTAAACTcggcggggcgcgccgtcgccggctGCTTCCGCTGCTTCGCAAGGTCGGTCGGCATCGCGGCGTGCATTTCGCGGTAGCGCACCAAGTCGCCACAGTAGGTcagcacgcgctgcagcgtctcgagcagctggtgCCGGTTGCTTTCGAGTGTCGCGTCGCGTTTCCGCTGCGCTTCCGGATACGCAAAGTCGAAGCCCGCGTCGTCCTCTGCGTCGTCCGCCAGCATCACCGCGTGGCGGTCGGTtgtggcggcgcgcgtcgcgtcgctgtcgtcgaggccgaggcgctggagcaccggccgcagctcgtcgaggccaaacatgcgcacgatgcgcacggcgagtGTCTCCCAGAACTTGAGCTCCTCCTGCAGGAACTTGCGCACGTCCTTGAGTGCGCGCTGGTACTCGCCAACCTTGGCGCTGCGGCGATCGCCCTtgggcgcacgccggcgcttggtctgcgccgaggcggctTCCTTctcgagccgcgcgagctgctcgcggaACGCCGAAATGACAATGTACGTTGTGTCGTTCCATaccagcacgtcgacgttATGTGCCGTGCGCTGAAACGCACACGTAAAGAGCAGCGAGAGGTAGGTATTCCGCAGCGCCCCTCGCGCAAACTGGGCCTCCATTTCAAACGGCGCGGGCCCTGGGCGCGCAGTGCCGGCGTGCGAGAAGCGCAGCACCGACTCCAGTTTCTGTTTCTGAGCCTTGGCCTCTTTGCGGAGCGCCGTAGCGCGATccgcgcccggcgtggCCATTTTCGCGCCTCGCAGTGTCGCGCCGTCAGTTCGCCTCCACCCTCCTCCACACCACGT includes:
- a CDS encoding uncharacterized protein (EggNog:ENOG503NX8Y; COG:A) yields the protein MATPGADRATALRKEAKAQKQKLESVLRFSHAGTARPGPAPFEMEAQFARGALRNTYLSLLFTCAFQRTAHNVDVLVWNDTTYIVISAFREQLARLEKEAASAQTKRRRAPKGDRRSAKVGEYQRALKDVRKFLQEELKFWETLAVRIVRMFGLDELRPVLQRLGLDDSDATRAATTDRHAVMLADDAEDDAGFDFAYPEAQRKRDATLESNRHQLLETLQRVLTYCGDLVRYREMHAAMPTDLAKQRKQPATARPAEFTRAMQFYHEAHLLLPDHGNPANQLAVVATFLGDHFGAMYQYYRALCVAVPFDNARFNLYKLLDKSLHHWEASSERTDALRAWRQAKGTDVPTIDTQWTAKAWLESLVMLHAMLAQRAELDAAALLSDAVLRRVPALAEAPDVHAADYLRMVVTAVCAASHATPTSERRARAPFSTGLPESWAGQDGDAAVQLAADTMRMGHIVDLLAALLDIARRALSEGGRAEVLLRILPALRIGGKWVRGHVDALDAFAAESASTLARLAPSVGSPEHDGVARFASILAQVPLRTQAFWRAYADVGSLLPRLAASETRALPEDPDLGALLPLRAAMPVPHMVAGASDDEGRIIDFLADVDAIAAHEKSPMHWDAARSAYVYGLEAPESDDPVALAMRAMDTQRDAAAPALASGAAPPMLASAAWPRTDTPWGGPVDAPAWRPPAAWPGWTPPPTSPASMLLFGSAVPGWAPTESSIWGAPSRPG